The following proteins are encoded in a genomic region of Vicinamibacterales bacterium:
- a CDS encoding 2-oxoglutarate dehydrogenase E1 component gives MSGWLDVSGINRGYVLELYDRFRHDPASVDAETRAFFESWTPPAEDAPAEAPGSDAGVPLRAAVSAVNLAQSIRRYGHLAAQLDPLGTPPIGDPTLRPERHRLTEEDLRRIPATLVNSPLTAQAGSMQELVAALRRVYCSTTGYDYAQVFVPEERQWLRRAAEEGRFREPHDPIDPVALLERLTQVEVFERFLHRTFPGKTRFSIEGLDMLVPILDEVIGDAGETGVGSILIGMAHRGRLNVMAHVLCKPYEQILAEFKDPLSSRNFREDMAWAGDVKYHAGAHRAIKDGREIALEVSMPPNPSHLEAVDPVVVGMARAAGTRADGRGAPRFDPSRSLPILIHGDAAFPGQGIVAETLNLSRLPGYDTGGTIHIIVNNQLGFTADSTESYSTSYASGLARGFKIPIVHVNADDPVACVEAARLAIAYRMRFRRDFLIDLVGYRRWGHNEGDEPGFTQPVMYHTIAEHPTVREIWARTLVSRGVIEAGVPGALVAKYMNQLQQTFDRLQPEEHFVEPMPAVPPPGAAARAHTAVPIDRLGEFNRALLTVPEGFTVHKKLERLREKRTHALDQPDERTVDWSLAEELALASILADGTAVRLTGEDVERGTFSHRHAVLHDVRSGQTHVALQALPQARAGFEICNSPLSENGALGFEYGYNIQAPARLVIWEAQYGDFINGAQVIVDEFITSARVKWGQRPSLVLLLPHAHEGQGPDHASARPERFLQLAADINMRIANCTTAAQYFHLLRRQAALLLTDPLPLVILTPKSLLRHPMVASAPRELAEGRFRSVIDDDDARGRAGEIRRVLLCSGKIYVDLAGSDQRAAARDLAIGRVEQLYPVPSQSLRALLDAYPSAQEIIWVQEEPENMGAWDFIRPHLVELAAGRPVRAIARPRSASPAEGSAARHARQQQLLIDAAFAPSKTTAGRARPGTRPTPEQVAG, from the coding sequence ATGTCTGGGTGGCTGGACGTTTCCGGCATCAATCGCGGCTACGTACTCGAGCTCTACGACCGTTTTCGTCACGATCCGGCGTCCGTCGACGCCGAAACGCGCGCGTTCTTCGAGTCGTGGACGCCGCCGGCCGAAGACGCACCAGCTGAGGCGCCGGGCTCCGACGCCGGCGTCCCGCTGCGCGCCGCCGTGTCCGCCGTCAATCTCGCCCAGTCGATCCGCCGCTACGGCCATCTCGCCGCGCAGCTCGATCCGCTCGGTACACCGCCGATCGGCGATCCGACGCTTCGTCCCGAGCGGCACCGCCTGACCGAAGAGGATCTCCGCCGCATTCCCGCGACGCTGGTGAACTCGCCGCTCACCGCGCAGGCCGGCAGCATGCAGGAGCTGGTGGCCGCGCTGCGGCGCGTCTACTGCTCGACCACGGGCTACGACTACGCTCAGGTGTTCGTGCCCGAGGAGCGGCAATGGCTGCGCCGCGCCGCGGAAGAGGGGCGCTTTCGCGAGCCGCACGACCCGATCGATCCGGTGGCGCTGCTCGAGCGGCTGACGCAGGTCGAGGTGTTCGAGCGCTTCCTGCACCGCACCTTTCCCGGGAAGACCCGCTTCTCGATCGAAGGGCTCGACATGCTCGTGCCCATTCTCGACGAGGTGATCGGCGACGCCGGCGAAACCGGCGTCGGATCGATCCTGATCGGCATGGCGCATCGCGGCCGGCTGAACGTGATGGCGCACGTGCTCTGCAAGCCGTACGAGCAGATCCTCGCCGAGTTCAAGGATCCGCTCTCGTCGCGCAACTTCCGCGAAGACATGGCGTGGGCGGGCGACGTCAAGTATCACGCCGGCGCGCACCGCGCCATCAAGGACGGCCGCGAGATCGCGCTCGAGGTCTCGATGCCGCCGAACCCGAGCCATCTCGAGGCGGTCGATCCGGTGGTCGTCGGCATGGCGCGCGCCGCCGGCACGCGCGCCGACGGGCGCGGGGCGCCGAGGTTCGACCCGTCGCGCAGCCTGCCGATCCTGATCCACGGCGACGCCGCGTTTCCCGGCCAGGGCATCGTCGCCGAGACGCTGAACCTCAGCCGGCTCCCCGGCTACGACACCGGCGGAACGATTCACATCATCGTCAACAACCAGCTCGGGTTCACGGCCGACTCGACCGAGTCCTACAGCACGTCGTACGCCAGCGGCCTGGCGCGCGGATTCAAGATCCCGATCGTGCACGTCAACGCGGACGATCCGGTCGCCTGCGTCGAAGCGGCGCGGCTCGCGATCGCGTATCGCATGCGCTTCCGCCGCGACTTCCTCATCGATCTGGTCGGCTACCGCCGCTGGGGGCACAACGAAGGAGACGAGCCGGGCTTCACCCAGCCCGTGATGTACCACACCATCGCCGAGCACCCGACCGTCCGGGAAATCTGGGCGCGCACGCTGGTCTCGCGCGGCGTGATCGAGGCAGGCGTTCCCGGCGCATTGGTGGCGAAGTACATGAACCAGTTGCAGCAGACGTTCGATCGGCTGCAGCCCGAGGAGCACTTCGTCGAGCCGATGCCCGCGGTGCCGCCGCCCGGCGCGGCGGCGCGCGCGCACACCGCCGTGCCGATCGACCGGCTGGGCGAGTTCAATCGGGCGCTGCTCACCGTTCCTGAAGGCTTCACCGTTCACAAGAAGCTCGAGCGGCTTCGCGAAAAGCGCACGCATGCCCTGGACCAGCCGGACGAGCGAACGGTGGACTGGTCGCTGGCGGAGGAGCTTGCGCTCGCGTCGATTCTCGCCGACGGCACCGCCGTGCGCCTGACGGGTGAAGACGTCGAGCGCGGGACGTTCAGCCACCGCCACGCCGTCCTCCACGACGTGCGCAGCGGCCAGACGCACGTCGCCCTGCAGGCGCTGCCGCAGGCGCGCGCCGGCTTCGAGATCTGCAACAGTCCCCTGTCCGAGAACGGCGCCCTGGGGTTCGAGTACGGCTACAACATCCAGGCGCCGGCCCGGCTGGTGATCTGGGAAGCGCAGTACGGGGATTTCATCAACGGCGCCCAGGTCATCGTCGACGAGTTCATCACCTCGGCGCGCGTGAAGTGGGGACAGCGGCCGTCGCTGGTGCTGCTGCTGCCCCACGCGCATGAAGGGCAGGGGCCCGATCACGCCAGCGCCCGCCCCGAGCGGTTCCTGCAGCTCGCCGCCGACATCAACATGCGGATCGCGAACTGCACCACCGCGGCGCAGTACTTCCATCTGCTGCGCCGGCAGGCCGCCCTGCTGCTCACGGATCCGCTGCCGCTGGTCATCCTGACCCCGAAGAGCCTTCTGCGCCACCCGATGGTCGCGTCGGCGCCGCGCGAGCTGGCCGAAGGCCGCTTCCGCTCGGTCATCGACGACGACGACGCGCGCGGCCGCGCCGGCGAGATCCGGCGGGTGCTGCTGTGCAGCGGCAAGATCTACGTCGACCTCGCCGGCAGCGACCAGCGCGCCGCGGCGCGGGATCTGGCGATCGGCCGCGTCGAGCAGTTGTATCCGGTGCCCTCGCAGAGCCTGCGCGCCCTGCTGGACGCGTATCCGTCCGCGCAGGAAATCATCTGGGTCCAGGAAGAGCCCGAGAACATGGGCGCCTGGGACTTCATCCGTCCTCACCTCGTGGAGCTGGCGGCTGGACGGCCGGTGCGGGCGATCGCGCGGCCGCGCAGCGCCAGTCCCGCGGAAGGCTCGGCGGCGCGTCATGCGCGGCAGCAGCAGCTCCTGATCGACGCCGCGTTTGCGCCCTCGAAGACCACCGCCGGCCGCGCCAGGCCGGGCACGAGGCCCACACCGGAGCAGGTCGCTGGGTAG
- a CDS encoding glycoside hydrolase family 16 protein, translated as MRHLTGIAVLALLPLVATGRADPQAAAVTFAEEFSGPDLDRTRWNVITTGRTVNDEQQAYVDSPEVLSIEDGMLVIQPRFRPGFKTPEGRAFDFVSGRIDTRDKFSFTYGRAAARMKLAAGAGLWPAFWALGGGRWPDTGEIDIMENVGDAGWTSVALHGPGYSGDTPLVRRTPMPAPADATAWHVYAVDWSTDALVFTVDGREVYRATREMVERFGRWSFDNPKHLILNLALGGNYPAAVNRTAVPYHGLPDSTVRAIQRSEARILVDWVRVSTK; from the coding sequence ATGCGACATCTCACCGGAATCGCCGTCCTCGCGCTCCTGCCGCTGGTCGCCACGGGACGCGCCGATCCGCAGGCCGCTGCCGTCACGTTTGCCGAGGAGTTCTCGGGGCCCGATCTGGATCGGACCCGATGGAACGTGATCACGACCGGCCGTACCGTCAACGACGAGCAGCAGGCCTACGTCGATTCTCCGGAGGTGCTCTCCATCGAGGACGGCATGCTCGTCATCCAGCCGCGATTCCGGCCCGGGTTCAAGACGCCGGAAGGACGCGCGTTCGATTTCGTGTCGGGGCGCATCGACACACGCGACAAGTTCTCGTTCACCTACGGGCGCGCCGCGGCGCGGATGAAGCTGGCGGCCGGCGCGGGGCTGTGGCCGGCATTCTGGGCGCTGGGCGGCGGGCGCTGGCCGGACACCGGAGAGATCGACATCATGGAGAACGTCGGGGATGCGGGGTGGACCAGCGTGGCGCTGCACGGCCCGGGCTATTCGGGCGATACGCCGCTGGTCAGGCGGACGCCGATGCCCGCGCCTGCGGATGCGACCGCGTGGCACGTCTATGCGGTGGACTGGAGCACCGATGCCCTGGTGTTCACCGTGGACGGCCGCGAGGTCTATCGCGCAACCCGCGAGATGGTGGAGCGCTTCGGGCGGTGGTCGTTCGACAACCCGAAGCACCTGATCCTGAACCTCGCGCTGGGCGGCAACTATCCTGCGGCGGTCAACAGGACGGCGGTGCCGTATCACGGGCTGCCGGACTCGACCGTTCGGGCGATCCAGCGCAGCGAGGCGCGCATCCTCGTCGATTGGGTCCGCGTCAGCACGAAATGA
- a CDS encoding DNA topoisomerase IV subunit A, with translation MAKRKKSGDASLFDVVDHDNTQPPPGDEHVPLHEAAQTRYLNYALSVITSRALPDVRDGLKPVQRRILYTMWQQNLTADVKHRKCAKVVGDVMGSYHPHGDVALYETLVRMTQSFSLRYPLIDGSGNFGSLDGDSAAAMRYTECRLARVSDELLTEIDQATVAFRPNYDGTKTEPVVLPSRIPNLLINGATGIAVGMATNIPPHNLSEVCTALVKLLDNPDLSSVQLARYVKGPDFPTGGEMLNSAEELKQIYKSGSGAIRLRGTWESGPETRGARTVYVTSIPYTVNKATLVERIGEIAASRKLPPLLDVKDLSTDDVRIALELKKDADEKMVMAYLFKHTPLQTNFPVNLTCLVPTEGNPEVGRPERLDLHQMLFYFLHFRLEVVTRRLEHELEALRKRIHILEGFEQVFDALDEILKIVRRSEGKADAAQAIMKRFSLDAEQTDAILELKIYRLARLEILVIRKELEEKRRRARQINTLLKSEESRWDIVKIEIEEIQKKYGDPRRTRISSDEGEAEYTAEDFIVEEDNVVIVSRDGWIKRQKEVKDVATTRLREGDSVLAALAGSTRATVVFFSNFGVAYSARIADVPASTGYGEPIQRLFKLKDGERIVAALSLDPRVAGEITAKKEGAEPKVHAVAVTSDGYSLRFSLEPFVEPSTRAGRRFARTAEGAEVVGVSRLSGGEVLIAATRDARGLLARAEEVNFLSGPGRGVILIKLASKDDRVLGFIASTGDRDLLTVETSRGAEQTISTAKYEVTGRGGKGRELLQRGQFTRVISPTPDAPPPFE, from the coding sequence ATGGCCAAACGCAAGAAATCCGGCGACGCGTCTCTCTTCGACGTCGTCGATCACGACAATACCCAGCCGCCCCCCGGCGACGAGCACGTTCCGCTCCACGAAGCGGCGCAGACGCGGTACCTGAACTACGCCCTCTCGGTGATCACCTCGCGTGCGCTGCCGGACGTGCGCGACGGGTTGAAGCCGGTGCAGCGCCGCATCCTCTACACGATGTGGCAGCAGAACCTCACCGCCGACGTGAAGCACCGCAAGTGCGCCAAGGTCGTCGGCGACGTGATGGGCAGCTACCATCCGCACGGCGACGTCGCGCTCTACGAGACGCTGGTGCGGATGACGCAGTCGTTCTCGCTGCGCTACCCGCTCATCGACGGCTCCGGCAACTTTGGATCGCTCGACGGCGACAGCGCCGCGGCCATGCGCTACACCGAGTGCCGGCTGGCGCGGGTCTCCGACGAGCTGCTGACCGAGATCGACCAGGCGACCGTCGCGTTCCGGCCGAACTACGACGGCACGAAGACCGAGCCGGTGGTCCTCCCGTCGCGGATTCCGAACCTCCTGATCAACGGCGCCACCGGCATCGCCGTCGGCATGGCCACCAACATTCCGCCGCACAACCTGTCGGAGGTGTGCACGGCGCTCGTCAAGCTGCTCGACAACCCGGACCTGAGCAGCGTGCAGCTCGCGCGCTACGTGAAAGGACCGGATTTTCCCACCGGCGGCGAGATGCTCAACTCCGCGGAGGAGCTCAAACAGATCTACAAGAGCGGCTCCGGCGCGATCCGGCTCCGCGGCACCTGGGAGAGCGGGCCGGAAACGCGCGGCGCCAGGACGGTCTACGTCACCAGCATTCCCTACACGGTCAACAAGGCCACGCTGGTCGAGCGGATCGGCGAGATCGCGGCCAGCCGCAAACTGCCGCCGCTGCTCGACGTCAAGGATCTGTCCACCGACGACGTGCGGATCGCGCTGGAATTGAAGAAGGACGCCGACGAGAAGATGGTGATGGCGTACCTCTTCAAGCACACGCCGCTGCAGACCAACTTCCCGGTGAATCTCACCTGCCTGGTGCCGACGGAAGGCAATCCGGAAGTCGGACGGCCCGAGCGCCTGGATCTGCACCAGATGCTCTTCTACTTCCTCCATTTCCGCCTGGAAGTGGTGACGCGCCGGCTGGAGCACGAGCTCGAGGCGCTCAGGAAGCGGATTCACATCCTCGAAGGCTTCGAGCAGGTCTTCGACGCGCTCGACGAGATCCTGAAGATCGTCCGCCGCTCGGAGGGCAAGGCGGATGCGGCGCAGGCGATCATGAAGCGCTTCAGTCTCGACGCCGAGCAGACGGACGCGATCCTCGAGCTGAAGATCTACCGCCTCGCCAGGCTGGAGATCCTCGTCATCCGCAAGGAGCTGGAAGAGAAGCGCCGGCGCGCGCGGCAGATCAACACGCTGCTCAAGAGCGAGGAGAGCCGCTGGGACATCGTCAAGATCGAGATCGAGGAGATTCAGAAGAAGTACGGCGACCCGCGGCGCACCCGCATCTCGAGCGATGAAGGGGAAGCCGAGTACACGGCTGAAGACTTCATCGTCGAGGAGGACAACGTCGTCATCGTCTCGCGCGACGGGTGGATCAAGCGGCAGAAGGAAGTGAAGGACGTGGCCACCACCCGCTTGCGGGAGGGTGACTCGGTGCTCGCCGCGCTGGCGGGCAGCACGCGCGCGACGGTGGTGTTCTTCAGCAACTTCGGGGTCGCCTATTCGGCGCGCATCGCCGACGTGCCGGCGTCCACCGGCTATGGCGAGCCGATTCAGCGGCTGTTCAAGCTGAAGGACGGCGAGCGGATCGTCGCGGCGCTGAGCCTCGATCCGCGGGTCGCGGGGGAGATTACGGCGAAGAAGGAAGGGGCCGAACCGAAGGTGCACGCCGTGGCGGTCACGAGCGACGGCTACAGTCTGCGCTTCTCGCTGGAGCCGTTCGTCGAACCGAGCACGCGGGCCGGCCGGCGGTTCGCGCGAACGGCGGAAGGAGCCGAGGTGGTCGGGGTCTCGCGCCTGTCGGGCGGCGAGGTGCTGATCGCGGCAACGCGCGATGCGCGCGGGCTGCTCGCCAGGGCGGAGGAAGTGAACTTCCTCTCCGGCCCCGGCCGCGGCGTCATCCTGATCAAGCTGGCGTCGAAAGACGATCGCGTGCTGGGCTTCATCGCCTCGACCGGCGATCGCGACCTCTTGACCGTCGAAACGAGCCGCGGCGCCGAGCAGACGATCAGCACCGCCAAGTACGAGGTCACGGGGCGCGGCGGCAAAGGGCGCGAGCTGCTGCAGCGCGGTCAGTTCACCCGGGTGATCTCGCCGACGCCGGACGCACCGCCGCCGTTCGAATAG
- a CDS encoding PhzF family phenazine biosynthesis protein yields MSSFRYLHYDVFTDTALEGNQLAVFPQPAGLTTGTMQAIAREMNFSESTFIFPSETPGTDVRMRIFTPAEELPMAGHPTIGSTFALAHEGVIRRGQQQFVFGLGVGPTPVSLEWKGDALDFAWMTQKNPAFGGEVSDRAAFAGALGVSLQDLAAPAPQVVSCGVPFLFAALGTRKAVDGVSVDPAAFREVCRASGIDELPLFIFTTDRTGSAADEAVYSRMLAPGFGIAEDPATGGASGPLGCYLYKHQMIDRGKLAHAISLQGVKMKRPSRIHISIEAAGGAITRVRVGGRSVLVGEGRLTF; encoded by the coding sequence ATGAGCAGCTTCCGTTACCTCCACTACGACGTCTTCACCGACACCGCCCTCGAAGGCAACCAGCTCGCCGTGTTTCCTCAGCCGGCGGGGCTGACGACCGGGACGATGCAGGCGATCGCGCGGGAGATGAACTTCTCGGAGTCGACGTTCATCTTTCCGTCCGAGACGCCCGGCACCGACGTCCGCATGCGCATCTTCACGCCCGCCGAGGAGCTGCCGATGGCCGGCCATCCCACCATCGGGAGCACCTTCGCGCTGGCGCACGAAGGCGTGATCCGCCGCGGTCAGCAGCAGTTCGTCTTCGGGCTCGGCGTCGGCCCGACGCCGGTCTCGCTCGAGTGGAAAGGGGACGCGCTCGATTTCGCGTGGATGACCCAGAAGAATCCCGCGTTCGGCGGTGAGGTGAGCGACCGGGCGGCGTTCGCCGGAGCGCTCGGCGTGTCTCTCCAGGACCTCGCCGCGCCCGCGCCGCAGGTGGTGTCGTGCGGAGTGCCGTTCCTGTTCGCCGCGCTCGGCACGCGCAAGGCGGTGGACGGCGTGTCGGTCGATCCCGCGGCGTTCCGCGAAGTCTGCCGGGCGTCGGGGATAGACGAGCTGCCGCTCTTCATCTTCACCACCGACCGGACGGGATCGGCGGCGGACGAAGCCGTCTACAGCCGGATGCTGGCGCCCGGCTTCGGCATCGCCGAAGACCCGGCGACCGGCGGAGCGAGCGGGCCGCTCGGGTGCTACCTGTACAAGCACCAGATGATCGATCGCGGAAAGCTGGCGCACGCGATCAGCCTGCAGGGGGTGAAGATGAAGCGGCCGAGCCGCATCCACATCTCGATCGAGGCCGCCGGCGGGGCGATTACCCGCGTGCGCGTGGGCGGGCGCAGCGTGCTCGTCGGGGAAGGGCGCCTGACCTTCTAG
- a CDS encoding AarF/UbiB family protein: MGLSLKLDHLRRYRDIAALLLKYGRSDLVFSTGAELAGDLEEMGPAFVKVGQLLSTRSDLLPPDTLRGLSRLQDAVEPFAYEDVERTVNEELGVRLSKAFSRFDRAPIAAASLGQVHRAALRDGREVAVKVQRPNVREQVLRDMDSLQDLAGFLEHHSDQARRASLLRVVEELRQSVLRELDYRMEAQNMVEIGRNLARFRRIVVPQPVPDYSGARVLTMDYISGQKITAVSPLVLAEAGSRDLAEELFRAYLHQVILDGMFHADPHPGNVLLTDDRRLALIDLGMASRLSPDLQENLLNFLLAVADGRTEQASDLALEMGERLDGFDEPAFRRRIADVIVRSRDSKIGDTPAGTLMLAVAHAAVSCGVRLPNELTLLGKTLLNLDEVGRTLAPDFDVQESLRRNANELMMERMRRSVTPAAAFSSLLEAKSFAERLPGRINRILDAVADQQMKVRVELIDEGAVLDGLQKVANRITLGLILAAMIIGAAMLMRVETSFRILGYPGLAMLFFLGAAVGGSLMVVQILRSDQRS, from the coding sequence ATGGGGTTGTCGCTGAAGCTCGACCATTTGCGCCGCTACCGCGATATCGCCGCGCTCCTGCTCAAGTACGGCCGGTCGGACCTCGTGTTCAGCACCGGCGCCGAACTGGCCGGCGATCTCGAGGAGATGGGACCCGCATTCGTCAAAGTCGGTCAACTGCTCTCCACCCGGTCCGATCTCCTCCCGCCCGACACCCTGCGCGGGCTGTCGCGCCTGCAGGACGCCGTCGAGCCGTTCGCCTACGAAGACGTCGAGCGCACCGTCAACGAGGAGCTCGGCGTCCGGCTCTCCAAGGCGTTCTCGCGTTTCGACCGCGCGCCGATTGCCGCCGCGTCGCTCGGCCAGGTGCATCGCGCCGCGCTGAGGGACGGGCGCGAGGTCGCCGTCAAGGTGCAGCGGCCGAACGTCCGCGAGCAGGTGCTGCGCGACATGGATTCGCTTCAGGACCTCGCCGGGTTCCTCGAGCACCATTCCGACCAGGCGCGCCGCGCCAGCCTGCTGCGCGTGGTGGAAGAACTGCGCCAGTCGGTGCTGCGCGAGCTCGACTACCGGATGGAAGCACAGAACATGGTCGAGATCGGCCGGAACCTCGCCCGCTTCCGGCGCATCGTCGTCCCGCAGCCGGTTCCCGATTATTCAGGCGCCCGCGTGCTGACGATGGACTACATCAGCGGACAGAAGATCACCGCCGTCAGTCCGCTGGTACTCGCCGAAGCGGGATCGCGGGATCTCGCCGAGGAGCTGTTCCGGGCGTACCTGCACCAGGTGATTCTCGACGGCATGTTCCACGCCGATCCCCACCCGGGCAACGTCCTGCTGACCGACGATCGCCGGCTGGCGCTGATCGACCTCGGGATGGCGAGCCGGCTCTCGCCGGACCTGCAGGAGAATCTGCTCAACTTCCTGCTTGCGGTTGCCGACGGGCGCACGGAGCAGGCGTCGGACCTCGCGCTCGAGATGGGCGAACGGCTGGACGGCTTCGACGAGCCGGCATTCCGCCGCCGGATCGCGGACGTGATCGTGCGCAGCCGCGACAGCAAGATCGGGGACACGCCGGCGGGCACGCTGATGCTCGCGGTTGCGCACGCGGCGGTGAGCTGCGGGGTGCGGCTGCCGAACGAGCTCACGCTTCTCGGCAAGACGCTGCTGAATCTCGATGAAGTCGGCCGCACGCTGGCTCCCGACTTCGACGTGCAGGAGTCGCTGCGCCGCAACGCCAACGAGCTGATGATGGAGCGGATGCGCCGCAGCGTCACGCCGGCGGCCGCGTTCTCGTCGCTGCTCGAGGCCAAGAGCTTCGCCGAGCGGCTGCCCGGCCGGATCAACCGCATCCTGGACGCGGTCGCGGACCAGCAGATGAAGGTCCGGGTGGAGCTGATCGACGAGGGGGCGGTGCTCGACGGCCTGCAGAAGGTCGCCAACCGGATCACGCTCGGCCTGATCCTCGCGGCCATGATCATCGGCGCCGCGATGCTGATGCGGGTCGAGACCAGCTTCCGCATCCTCGGCTATCCGGGACTGGCGATGCTGTTCTTCCTCGGCGCCGCGGTGGGCGGATCGCTGATGGTCGTGCAGATCCTCCGCAGCGATCAGCGAAGCTAG
- a CDS encoding glutamine synthetase III, which yields MGSAASGDAIRNINEFGMSVRNATAFSNRKATDEFGSLTFNEEVQRARLPKDVFRGLRRAVAHGESLDPSHADIVASALKDWAVEHGATHYTHWFQPMTGITAEKHDSFLNPTPDGRAVAEFSGKELVRGEPDASSFPSGGMRSTFEARGYTAWDPTSPPWLLVTPQGATLVIPTAFVSWTGDALDKKTPLLRSQEALSKQAVRILKLFGSKAQRVTTTCGPEQEYFLIDRQFYFNRPDLINAGRTLFGARPPKGQEMEDHYFGSIPDRVLAFMMEVERELYKVGVPIKTRHNEVAPSQYEVAPIFENANVATDHQMMTMEMLRRVAPKYGLACLMHEKPFAGVNGSGKHLNWSMSDELGNNLLNPGDTPHDNIQFLVFCAAVLRAVNKFAGLLRFSIASAGNDHRLGANEAPPAIISIFLGDMLTDIFQQIEKAGSAKTTKSGGIMDIGVNVLPKLPRDAGDRNRTSPFAFTGNKFEFRAVSSNQSIALPNVCLNVAVTESLDYVATELEKGLKEGKKLQAAVKALLTKVIRENKRIIFNGNGYSEEWQKEAARRGLLNHRTSVDAYGEALKPDVIKAFEKYGVLNERELHARHDVAVEQYNKTINIEAQLMVLMANRYILPAAYKYQGEMAQSVAAVKAAGAVAKETRRALDDLCRLTDEAKVRVDKLHDLLEHEDSEPLKHAKYFRDKVIPAMAALREVGDALETIVPHGHWPLPTYREMLFVK from the coding sequence ATGGGATCCGCAGCTTCGGGCGACGCTATCCGCAACATCAACGAGTTCGGCATGTCGGTGAGGAACGCCACCGCGTTCAGCAACCGCAAGGCGACCGACGAGTTCGGCTCGCTCACGTTCAACGAGGAGGTCCAGCGCGCCCGGCTGCCGAAGGATGTGTTCCGCGGCCTGCGCCGCGCCGTCGCGCACGGCGAGTCGCTCGACCCGTCCCACGCCGACATCGTCGCCAGCGCGCTGAAGGACTGGGCGGTGGAGCACGGCGCCACCCACTACACGCACTGGTTCCAGCCGATGACCGGCATCACCGCCGAGAAGCACGACTCGTTTCTCAACCCCACTCCGGACGGCCGCGCCGTCGCGGAGTTCAGCGGCAAGGAGCTGGTGCGCGGGGAGCCGGACGCCTCGAGCTTTCCGTCGGGCGGGATGCGATCCACCTTCGAGGCCCGCGGCTACACCGCCTGGGATCCGACCAGCCCGCCGTGGCTGCTGGTCACGCCGCAGGGGGCGACGCTGGTCATCCCCACCGCGTTCGTGAGCTGGACCGGCGACGCCCTCGACAAGAAGACGCCGCTGCTGCGATCGCAGGAAGCCCTGTCGAAACAGGCGGTCCGCATCCTGAAGCTGTTCGGATCGAAGGCGCAGCGCGTCACGACGACCTGCGGCCCGGAGCAGGAATACTTCCTCATCGACCGGCAGTTCTATTTCAACCGCCCCGACTTGATCAACGCCGGCCGCACGCTGTTCGGCGCGCGTCCGCCGAAGGGCCAGGAGATGGAGGACCACTATTTCGGGTCGATTCCCGATCGCGTGCTGGCCTTCATGATGGAGGTCGAGCGTGAGCTGTACAAAGTCGGCGTGCCGATCAAGACCCGGCACAACGAAGTCGCGCCCAGCCAGTACGAAGTCGCGCCTATCTTCGAGAACGCCAACGTCGCCACCGACCATCAGATGATGACGATGGAGATGCTGCGGCGGGTGGCGCCGAAATACGGTCTGGCGTGCCTGATGCACGAAAAGCCGTTCGCCGGCGTCAACGGCTCGGGCAAGCATCTGAACTGGAGCATGAGCGACGAGCTGGGGAACAACCTCCTGAACCCCGGCGACACGCCGCACGACAACATCCAGTTCCTGGTGTTCTGCGCCGCGGTGCTGCGCGCGGTGAACAAGTTCGCCGGGCTGCTGCGCTTCTCGATCGCCAGCGCCGGCAACGATCACCGGCTCGGCGCCAACGAAGCGCCGCCGGCCATCATCTCGATCTTCCTCGGCGACATGCTGACCGACATCTTCCAGCAGATCGAGAAGGCCGGATCGGCGAAAACGACCAAGAGCGGCGGCATCATGGATATCGGCGTCAACGTGCTGCCCAAGCTGCCGCGCGACGCCGGCGACCGCAACCGGACCAGCCCGTTCGCCTTCACCGGCAACAAGTTCGAGTTCCGCGCGGTGTCGTCCAACCAGAGCATCGCGCTGCCGAACGTGTGCCTCAACGTCGCGGTGACGGAATCGCTGGACTACGTCGCGACGGAACTGGAGAAGGGGCTCAAGGAAGGCAAGAAGCTGCAGGCGGCGGTGAAGGCGCTGCTCACCAAAGTGATTCGCGAGAACAAGCGGATCATCTTCAACGGCAACGGCTACTCCGAGGAATGGCAGAAGGAAGCGGCCCGCCGCGGCCTGCTCAACCACCGCACCTCGGTCGACGCCTACGGCGAGGCGCTGAAGCCCGACGTCATCAAGGCGTTCGAGAAATACGGCGTGCTCAACGAGCGCGAGCTGCACGCGCGGCACGACGTCGCCGTCGAGCAGTACAACAAGACCATCAACATCGAAGCCCAGCTGATGGTGCTGATGGCGAATCGCTACATCCTGCCGGCCGCTTACAAGTACCAAGGCGAGATGGCGCAGTCGGTGGCGGCCGTGAAGGCCGCCGGGGCGGTGGCGAAAGAAACCCGCCGCGCCCTCGACGATCTCTGCCGCCTGACGGATGAGGCGAAGGTCAGGGTCGACAAGCTCCACGACCTGCTCGAGCACGAGGACAGCGAACCGCTCAAGCACGCCAAGTACTTCCGCGACAAGGTCATCCCGGCGATGGCGGCGCTGCGGGAGGTCGGGGACGCGCTCGAGACCATCGTCCCGCACGGCCACTGGCCGCTGCCCACCTACCGGGAGATGCTGTTCGTCAAGTAG